In Candidatus Methylacidiphilales bacterium, a single window of DNA contains:
- a CDS encoding tryptophan synthase subunit beta (catalyzes the formation of L-tryptophan from L-serine and 1-(indol-3-yl)glycerol 3-phosphate) produces the protein YLRDIGRAQYTYATDTEALDAFRKLSSLEGIIPALESAHAVAFAMKEAPKMDKDQILLVNLSGRGDKDVQEAAKYLLK, from the coding sequence CGTATTTGCGCGATATCGGCCGCGCGCAATACACCTACGCCACCGATACGGAGGCCCTGGATGCGTTCCGCAAACTGTCGTCGCTCGAAGGAATCATCCCGGCGCTGGAATCCGCCCATGCGGTGGCCTTTGCGATGAAGGAAGCGCCGAAAATGGACAAGGACCAAATTCTGCTGGTCAATCTTTCCGGGCGCGGCGACAAGGACGTGCAGGAAGCCG